A segment of the Corylus avellana chromosome ca2, CavTom2PMs-1.0 genome:
ttagtaacggagggttgaattgaaattttttaaaacattagaaggtacattgccaatttttaaacattggggttcgaattgaaaaacttttaaaattttggggtaaagtgaatttaaccctttgAATTATATACCCATCAATGTATAAGCAATAAACTCAAAgctttaaaaatttgcaatagggttaaacaataataaaatgataCTCTTATTCCTGGAAAATTGTAGTGCTACTCTAAAATAGGgttaaacaatatataataaagaaactaattaatGGTAGACATAATTTCTTCGGCTATTCGGGCAAGGGACTTAACAAGATTATTCCTATCGGTTAACGGGGACAGCCGTGGTTCGCAGCGAACAGAGGAGCTTTGAGTACTCTGAGTGAAGGCAGCTTCACAGCTGAAGAACTGCTCGCAAGACTCTGCACTTCTGGCAACGTCCTCCATATTACCCTGAGAAATACGGAAAAGGCCGATGTCGAACTTTTCTATGGCGTCCGGACAACTCCCAACAACACTGCTCTCATACTCGTACCCACAATTTGTCAGCATGTCCTTCACAACTGGATCGCTTGCCTGCCCGAGCAAAATCTCCACTTGCCCGTAAGTTTCATTTGTCTTGGTCTCCACGACCTGCAACATGATGCGGGCAAGGCCTTACGCGTCCGTGCTGGCGCTGCCCGGCGCCGACCTTAAAGTCGACGTGCAAAAGACAGGGTTGTCGGTCTTCATGCATGTATCGTCGACCAAATCTGCACGCACCAATATTCCTGAGGATTGGCTGAAAACCAAGAGCACAAAAGCCACAGCCAATGGAAGGGATTTCATCTTCACgattttgatgaaaatatagttttaaatttctttatatgcCTAGGCTACACCACTCTATATATAGCCTTAGAATCTTAGACCACTCCAAGAAAATCAAACCATGGACTCAAGAGGTGTATATTTTGTTCGGAGGAATTTAATGAGTTGGATTTGgcattaaatatatcaaatattcttatgTAAATATAATATGGGTCCATtaaatggcaaatatatatatatatatatatatatatatagattttagAATATGTCGACTTATTCCAAAATTGGTATCCGTTTCTTACCCCCTTTTAAATAAGAGAATGTTTTTTTGCattctccccaccatctccttcctttattttttttttttaatttttattttttgaaaaaatcaaaatgatggAGTGAAAATGATGGGGGAGATGTCCctaagaagtagctcaatcgggtGGGActacgcctaataaagcgaaggttactagttcgaatcattctctccctcttgtgcagatatgtaaaaaaaaaaaaaaatggtggggGAGATAGTGGGTAAAATGAATTGAAGCATTCCTCTTTTAAATATTCAGATCGtctctctatatataaattatcaatattataattttattcaatattaATCTAAAAAGGTTAACTGACACACTCAAATATCCTTTGAATTGATTAttgttaaataatattaaaagaaaaaccgCTACTCCAGAGTTTAATGCCTGCATTTGATGATACAGGAAACTTGCTTTCATGCATGTTCATTTTGGAAGGATTAGAATCTTCTAGAGTCATCGGGATGAATCCAGAGTGGAGTTcttcaaataatattaattagctATTAATTGTAGGTAATGGTTCATGGTTTTCCATTTCTTAGTTTTATTTAGGAGAgataaaagcaacaaaaaaggAATGGAAATTCTAATACGTACTTTAGGATGctttttattggaaaatataataattatgacTGGTCGCCCATCATTTACGTTGGAGACTTGGAGTAACGTGTGGAATGTTCCTCTCCAATTTCAGCATTCCATTTAAGTTGGTCCATTACTCTTATTAGCCAGTTGTTTACATAGGCCGCGAAATGAGGATTGAGATCCTctccaattatttaaaattgaagaaTCTCATGTTTCGTgccctttattttaaattcaatggtttgTAAAATCTCAGTAAAACAAAAGCCAACTTAAAATCTAAATTTAATGTCTAGGTTATACAAAAACAACTGGTATTTTATAAactattggatttaaaatgaagggtcacAATTTCATAACATGAGAATCtataattttgagtaattggagGAGATCTCAATCCGCAGAATGATTATTCATTacaaaaatggaaagaatgTGAAATGGAATATATAGTATCGAAATGGTCATTCTCATGGCCaataaaagaatgactattccttAAATTGGAAATTGGAATAGTTATTCAAGTGTTAGAGTATAGATAAATATTAGGAGTATTAACTCTTAGTTCAACATACTCTCTTTTACCACCAACagagagacaaagaaaaagagaaagattcCAAAGTTATTGGAAATCGTCCCTAAACTTTCACCCAACATTGGCAAAAGGATTTTAGGAAATCAAAAGTTTGTAATTTTTCCTCAGATTAGTGATCGAGTATCGTTGGGTTTGTTGTGGGATATTGATTATAGTGGTAAAATATTGAACTTTTTGATAATTGGTTTCTTTGTatgatttttaataagtttGAGCATTCTATCTGTTTGATGAAATGTCGAATTGGGCATGACAAGTGGAATTTGTATGCGCGCGTATATGTAGTCTTGGGCTTAAGTTTTGGCATCTATCATGGCCACTCATATTTTCTAATATAATTTTACTTAGAATTTACAAATCGTTGAAGTTTATTTCTTTCCTATTTGTCTGCAAATGCTGTTAGGATAATTCATTCATGACAATCCTCATGTTAGTATGAGGTGTTGTACTTACTGATATGTTGTACATTATCACTTTTGGTTTCACTTACTTGATTTCGGTTGCACAGATGGAGGCTAGTCTTGCTGAAGAGCTTTACTCAGAAAGTTTGAAGTTATCTTCTGGTTTGAATCCTAAAAGatttatgaaataatatttttcaggGGCTTCACATGTATTTATAAAATCAGATATCCTAGTTTAACATATACTATAATACAACATAAGAAACTTTATTCAACTATCTACATCCTTATTACATCTAACTTCTATATTAGAGTTGGAGTTAGTTTTGACATTGGAGTTGAAGTTTAATGACTGCCATATAGACTTCTGCATTGATAAACTTGATCTTCAATACACCccttcaaattcaatggtaaagAACAAACGTTGAGAAGAATGATGAATCATGGTCTCaaataaagaagagagaatCACACTTAAGTGGGCATGCGCAGTTGTGCTCCATGTTAGAGTTttaagagagtgagagagagaggctgcTTTTGGGACGTTAGTCCTTNNNNNNNNNNNNNNNNNNNNNNNNNNNNNNNNNNNNNNNNNNNNNNNNNNNNNNNNNNNNNNNNNNNNNNNNNNNNNNNNNNNNNNNNNNNNNNNNNNNNACCCTGAGAAATACGGAAAAGGCCGATGTCGAACTTTTCTATGGCGTCCGGACAACTCCCAACAACACTGCTCTCATACTCGTACCCACAATTTGTCAGCATGTCCTTCACAACTGGATCGCTTGCCTGCCCGAGCAAAATCTCCACTTGCCCGTAAGTTTCATTTGTCTTGGTCTCCACGACCTGCAACATGATGCGGGCAAGGCCTTACGCGTCCGTGCTGGCGCTGCCCGGCGCCGACCTTAAAGTCGACGTGCAAAAGACAGGGTTGTCGGTCTTCATGCATGTATCGTCGACCAAATCTGCACGCACCAATATTCCTGAGGATTGGCTGAAAACCAAGAGCACAAAAGCCACAGCCAATGGAAGGGATTTCATCTTCACgattttgatgaaaatatagttttaaatttctttatatgcCTAGGCTACACCACTCTATATATAGCCTTAGAATCTTAGACCACTCCAAGAAAATCAAACCATGGACTCAAGAGGTGTATATTTTGTTCGGAGGAATTTAATGAGTTGGATTTGgcattaaatatatcaaatattcttatgTAAATATAATATGGGTCCATtaaatggcaaatatatatatatatatatatatatatatagattttagAATATGTCGACTTATTCCAAAATTGGTATCCGTTTCTTACCCCCTTTTAAATAAGAGAATGTTTTTTTGCattctccccaccatctccttcctttattttttttttttaatttttattttttgaaaaaatcaaaatgatggAGTGAAAATGATGGGGGAGATGTCCctaagaagtagctcaatcgggtGGGActacgcctaataaagcgaaggttactagttcgaatcattctctccctcttgtgcagatatgtaaaaaaaaaaaaaaatggtggggGAGATAGTGGGTAAAATGAATTGAAGCATTCCTCTTTTAAATATTCAGATCGtctctctatatataaattatcaatattataattttattcaatattaATCTAAAAAGGTTAACTGACACACTCAAATATCCTTTGAATTGATTAttgttaaataatattaaaagaaaaaccgCTACTCCAGAGTTTAATGCCTGCATTTGATGATACAGGAAACTTGCTTTCATGCATGTTCATTTTGGAAGGATTAGAATCTTCTAGAGTCATCGGGATGAATCCAGAGTGGAGTTcttcaaataatattaattagctATTAATTGTAGGTAATGGTTCATGGTTTTCCATTTCTTAGTTTTATTTAGGAGAgataaaagcaacaaaaaaggAATGGAAATTCTAATACGTACTTTAGGATGctttttattggaaaatataataattatgacTGGTCGCCCATCATTTACGTTGGAGACTTGGAGTAACGTGTGGAATGTTCCTCTCCAATTTCAGCATTCCATTTAAGTTGGTCCATTACTCTTATTAGCCAGTTGTTTACATAGGCCGCGAAATGAGGATTGAGATCCTctccaattatttaaaattgaagaaTCTCATGTTTCGTgccctttattttaaattcaatggtttgTAAAATCTCAGTAAAACAAAAGCCAACTTAAAATCTAAATTTAATGTCTAGGTTATACAAAAACAACTGGTATTTTATAAactattggatttaaaatgaagggtcacAATTTCATAACATGAGAATCtataattttgagtaattggagGAGATCTCAATCCGCAGAATGATTATTCATTacaaaaatggaaagaatgTGAAATGGAATATATAGTATCGAAATGGTCATTCTCATGGCCaataaaagaatgactattccttAAATTGGAAATTGGAATAGTTATTCAAGTGTTAGAGTATAGATAAATATTAGGAGTATTAACTCTTAGTTCAACATACTCTCTTTTACCACCAACagagagacaaagaaaaagagaaagattcCAAAGTTATTGGAAATCGTCCCTAAACTTTCACCCAACATTGGCAAAAGGATTTTAGGAAATCAAAAGTTTGTAATTTTTCCTCAGATTAGTGATCGAGTATCGTTGGGTTTGTTGTGGGATATTGATTATAGTGGTAAAATATTGAACTTTTTGATAATTGGTTTCTTTGTatgatttttaataagtttGAGCATTCTATCTGTTTGATGAAATGTCGAATTGGGCATGACAAGTGGAATTTGTATGCGCGCGTATATGTAGTCTTGGGCTTAAGTTTTGGCATCTATCATGGCCACTCATATTTTCTAATATAATTTTACTTAGAATTTACAAATCGTTGAAGTTTATTTCTTTCCTATTTGTCTGCAAATGCTGTTAGGATAATTCATTCATGACAATCCTCATGTTAGTATGAGGTGTTGTACTTACTGATATGTTGTACATTATCACTTTTGGTTTCACTTACTTGATTTCGGTTGCACAGATGGAGGCTAGTCTTGCTGAAGAGCTTTACTCAGAAAGTTTGAAGTTATCTTCTGGTTTGAATCCTAAAAGatttatgaaataatatttttcaggGAAAATCAGATATCCTAGTTTAACATATACTATAATACAACATAAGAAACTTTATTCAACTATCTACATCCTTATTACATCTAACTTCTATATTAGAGTTGGAGTTAGTTTTGACTTTGGAGTTGAAGTTTAATGACTGCCATATAGACTTCTGCATTGATAAACTTGATCTTCAATACACCccttcaaattcaatggtaaagAACAAACGTTGAGAAGAATGATGAATCATGGTCTCaaataaagaagagagaatCACACTTAAGTGGGCATGCGCAGTTGTGCTCCATGTTAGAgttttaagagagagagagaggctgctTTTGGGACGCTAGTCCTTTAGCGAGCATAGCTTGAAGTGGAACATCGATTGCTATGATGGTAACTTGAACTTCGTGTTCATTtgatctacttttttttttttgttcttacaATTGCCTGAGGAGAATTCTCATCCATACTATCTCATATTCTTATTAGGTATTTGAATTGAGCCTTCGAGTCCATCAAGCATAATGTCTTGTGGATTTTTGCTAACCTTTTCTATTGCAAGTGCAACTTCGATTCAAATTTCAGGtaaatgctctttttttttttttttttttaatccttctATTCTTCTTGACATTGGTCGCTGAGGGAACTTATGACACGAAAGGAATAACTATCTTGGTTTTGGTAGCTCACCATAGAAgtacaaattttaaatgtacTTAGATCCAATTGTTTAGATTGAAAAGTTTTTCAGGTCCTTTCATTTTCTGTCTTAgatttcttgcttttttttcttttttttttttccttaaatccACTAGCGTTAGATTGATTCTTCAAAAATGTAggaaaaagaattatatattttttgacttttttttttttttttttttcatcttctgtAACAGATAAAATAACTCCAGATGGAATTTTTAAACAATCCTTGGGTTGCCAGACCCCATCGCTCTTTGCTCGGGAGAGTTTTTGTCTTTTCGTGAAAGACTCAATTACTGAagtctcttttcttctcttcagcTTCTTCCTCAAAAAGCGGAAgcagaaatttaattttaactgACTAGTGAAAACAAGAGCACATGTAAAGAGTCATGGAGAGAAGAAAAGGGtgcaaaatcaaatttaatgcCCATGTGATGTATGGTAGTGCTAGTGTATACATGTTTTCTCAATTGGCAAATCTGTTCAGAATCTCTCATTTCCATTCTCATATCACATGACTactttttctctcaaccttATTTCATTGCTTTCTCCTACATTCCTTACCTAAATTCTACATTGCACAAATGATATATAATATCATGGAATCCTTGCTTTCTCCTTTATTCTTTGATCTTTGTGGCAATTTTATGCCACTCAGTAATTTACTAGCtagtaaaaatgaaaatgaaattttgattgGTTAGAATGTGGTATACTTGAAATTCCTATATTATAATGTACTAGTAATTGCAAGTTGGAATGCTCAATAGGTGTAGTGgtggatgaatttttttttttttcttatggaaAATAAACAAACTAATTGCTTGTGCTGCCTGCTTAAACTAGTTTTCTTAATAAACAAGAAAAGTTTCAGTTCTGTTTTAGGTGGATGCTCGAGAACTGTACCTAGGACTTGTTACTGTGCAGAGTGGATGCAATTAACAACCAGAGTAGTAAAGTGGATGAATCATGCATCTTACTTTTTGGGACAATCACATGGTTTTTTCTTACGACATAGAATCATATAACTAGCGTTAATATGTTGTATCATATCTTGCATATAATTGCAGATATTCGTTGGTTGTATTAAATATGTTTAGAAACTGTGAACATTGCAACAAACTACTGAAAGTTTGGACCAGTGCTATTAAATTGAGAACATTATGAAAATGCTGGAAATTAGTACCATCACTAGATTAGTCTTTTTTGCGAGATCCTGGCTTGCAAGACTGGTAATAAATAGTGGCATTTCGATCAAATCAGGTTCATATGGAACTTCTGTAGATGGAATCCATGCATCACCACTGATAAATGCTCGCACGGTAAACGGAATAGCCTCCATAGGGCTAGAAATAACCCTGTAACCTTGCCAATTGACTCTATCATTTGTGTCTGCACCAGGCCCTCGATTGTTGTACTCCTCATAATATATTGTGTTTGATCTTGTTGAATTGCCTTTCCATTCCAACCAGCCTTGTACTTCAATAAGAACATCAAGGAAGCTCTCCATAATTACTGTCCTTGAGTAGTCTTTCCATGGCCGACCTAAGTATGTTTTGACTGGATATGTTGAAGCAAGGAGATCAGGCGCTGCAGTTAATGTGCAGTTGTGAATTACAAACCCACCAATGCCAAAAGCACTTTCTCTTCCTTCAGCTGTTATAGTGTTCGACTGCCCAGGAAATGGCTTGCGGGCAAGGATTTTACAATTTTGAAATACGACTCTTGCATCTCCAAATATGAAATCTATAGTACCGTAGATTTCACATTCTCTGAAAAACTGGATGTCTTTTTTGGCATAAAGCGTGTCTTGAAGTCCAATGAACCTGCATCTGTAATAGGCTGAGTAGTTGGATGCACTTAGTAATGCTACTGCTTGCTCGTTTTTGTTTTCTGCTCCAGCCGTATTTTCGAAACTTATAAATTTTGCAACAAAACCATTAGCATGTATccctaataataaaaataaaatataaagaatctTTTGTAAGTAAACTCTGATTGAACAATGTTCAGacatcaaaattaattgttCATTTTGTACCTTAAATTTGATGAATAAGCATCATTCTCTAAAATTGATATTCTTATGCAAACATGTGGCATGTGGTGTGTATACTAATTTATCTTATGCCATATGATTTCTATTATCCATAacagtttttttctttcatgtatGCTATTATGTCATTTGGGAATATATTCAACTTACCTACTGTTGCTGTGCCGTATGTTGAGTTTACTTCACTAgagctctttctctttctccacgtAATTAGCGTGCTATCCATTCCATCACCAATTAATGTCAAGTTTGTCTTCtttgcaccaataatgatgTTCTCGTTATAGGTTCCGGCTCTAATCTTTATGCGGTATCGACGGAAACTGCAGTTGGGAGCAGCAAATATGGCATCGGTTATTGTGGTGAAATCCCCCGATCCATCTTGTGCTACAACCATATCAAACTCTGGCATTTTGTCACCATGGGCTGCCCACATCATGATTGCAACTAAGATACCGAGAGCAATCATCTTTTGTAGAGCAcgtgacgtagcggaagacgtCTTCGTAGAAGAGAAATATTTGTAGAGAACAATTCAATTGATTagttttacaaaataaactagcctatttatagaagagaaaatacttgtagaaaaagtaaacctaatcctaataaggaaaggaaaataattaaagcaaatttaatcctattaaagaaaaaaaataaagtattaataaaataaaataaaatcctaataatttttctatattttctttaattttgtttttgccaTCTTCTGAGTTATTTCCCATGTAGCATGATAAGAACAACAATCATATACAAAGGCAATGCAAGGAAACTTAATTTGTGGACTAGAACTGTTAGGATTATATATAGAAGTAGTGAtattacaaaattataattcaattttcaatggatcttcaaaataataattgtacTTCCAACCGTTAATAGTGTTTAGTGTTAGAGAATGGGACTCGCTGATGAGGTCACCACTatcgacaaaaaaaaaaaaaaaaaattaaaaaagataaattaaaaaggACATGCCATTGACccaacatcaaaaaaaaaataaaaaaattaataataaaaaaataaaaaaataaaataaaattggggcaATGCTATTAACCCtacatatataacaaaaaaaagtgatttatcAAAAATCCATctccgataatatgtcattgtttcttttatattaattattggtgaattttttatttttattttaaaaatttaagctattaataaattatataaaaaaaaaaaaatcacatgaaaaatgacttttatacccttataaatgttataga
Coding sequences within it:
- the LOC132169017 gene encoding pectinesterase-like, translating into MMWAAHGDKMPEFDMVVAQDGSGDFTTITDAIFAAPNCSFRRYRIKIRAGTYNENIIIGAKKTNLTLIGDGMDSTLITWRKRKSSSEVNSTYGTATVGIHANGFVAKFISFENTAGAENKNEQAVALLSASNYSAYYRCRFIGLQDTLYAKKDIQFFRECEIYGTIDFIFGDARVVFQNCKILARKPFPGQSNTITAEGRESAFGIGGFVIHNCTLTAAPDLLASTYPVKTYLGRPWKDYSRTVIMESFLDVLIEVQGWLEWKGNSTRSNTIYYEEYNNRGPGADTNDRVNWQGYRVISSPMEAIPFTVRAFISGDAWIPSTEVPYEPDLIEMPLFITSLASQDLAKKTNLVMMKSLPLAVAFVLLVFSQSSGILVRADLVDDTCMKTDNPVFCTSTLRSAPGSASTDA